GTACCGCGCGCTGCCGCAGCTGCTGGAGGGCGCGCGGCAGGGCGAGCGCGTGACCGCCACGAGCTTCGATCTCGAGGAGCACTACGAGGACTTCGCGCCGCGCCGCTTCGACAGGGTGAAGGCGTGGATCCCGGTGCAGCGCGGCTGCGACTACCGCTGCACGTACTGCATCGTGCCGTACACGCGCGGCGCGGAGCGGAGCCGTCGGCTGGACGACGTCGTGCGCGAGGTCGAGCAGGTCGTGCGCGACGGCATGAGCGAGGTCGTGCTGCTGGGGCAGACGGTCAACTCGTACAGCGACGGGACGCACGACTTCGCGGCGCTGCTGCGCGCGGTCGGCAGCGTCGACGGCATCCGCCGCATCCGCTTCACGAGCCCGCACCCGAACGACTTCTCGGACGCGGTGATCGCCGCGATGGCGGAGGTGCCGCAGGTGTGCGAGCACGTCCACCTGCCGATGCAGAGCGGGTCCGACCGCGTGCTGAAGCGGATGCTCCGCCGCTACACGCGCGAGGGCTACCGTGACTGCGTGGCGCGCCTGCGCGCCGCGATCCCGACGCTCAACCTGACGACCGACATCATCGTCGGCTTCCCGGGCGAGACGGACGAGGACTTCGAGGAGACGGTGTCGCTCGTGCAGGAGCTGGGCTACGAGGACGCGTACACCTTCAAGTTCTCGCCGCGCGACGGCACGCCCGCCACGCGCATGGATCCGGCGACGTTCGTGCCGGACGACGTCGCGAGCGCGCGGCTGGAGCGGCTGATCGCGGTCGTCCGCGCCGGGGCGCGCGAGCGCAACCTGCGCCTCCTCGGCACCCGCCACGAGGTGCTGGTGGAAAAGGCGGCGCGGCGCGGCGAGATGCTGCAGGCGCGCACGCGCGACTTCAAGACCGTGATGCTGCCGCCGGACGGCCTCGCGATCGGCGACTACCGGATCGTGGAGCTCACCGGCACGACCGGCTCGACGTTCACGGGCGTCGTGGTGCCCGATGCCGCGCCGCGGCGCCTCGCGCTGCCGATGGCCGCGACCGCCGCGGCGCCGGCCTGCTGACGGCTGCCGACGCGCGCGTCGTCCGCCCTTCCTCTCTTCCGCACGCTCTCTCGTGTCCCACGACGCTCCGCACCGCTCGAACTTCATCCGCGAGATGGTCGCCGAGGACGTCGCGACGGGCCGCTTCGGCCGCCCCGTCACGACGCGCTTCCCGCCCGAGCCGAACGGCTTCCCGCACATCGGCCACGTCAAGTCGATCTGCCTGAACTTCGGGCTCGCGCGCGAGTTCGGCGGGCGCGTGCACCTGCGCTTCGACGACACGAACCCGCTCACCGAGGACATGAAGTACGTCGAGGCCATGAAGGCCGACGTGCGCTGGCTCGGCTTCGAGTGGGACGCGGAGCTGTACGCCAGCGACTACTTCGAGCGGCTGTACGAGTTCGCCGAGCTGCTGGTGACGAAGGGGAAGGCGTACGTCGACTCGCAGAACGAGGAGCAGATCCGCGAGGGGCGCGGCACGGTCACGACGCCGGGCACGGACAGCCCGTTCCGCAACCGGTCCGTCGAGGAGAACCTGGACCTGCTGCGCCGCATGAAGGCGGGCGAGTTCCCGGACGGGTCGCACGTGCTGCGCGCCAAGATCGACATGGCGCACCCGAACATGATCATGCGCGACCCGCTGCTGCTGCGCATCCGCCACGCGGAGCACTACCGGCGCGGGACGGAGTGGTGCCTGTACCCGCTCTACGACTTCGCGCACGGGCTGTCGGACGCGATCGAGGGGATCACGCGCTCGCTCTGCACGCTGGAGTTCAAGGACAGCCGCGACATCTACGACTGGCTGGTGCGCGAGGTCGGCTTCGAGCAGAACCCGCCGACGCAGATCGAGTTCGCGCGCCTGGAGCTGGACTACACGGTGCTCAGCAAGCGGAAGCTGCTGCGCCTCGTGAACGAGGGGCACGTGTCGGGGTGGGACGACCCGCGCATGCCGACCATCGCCGGCATCCGCCGCCGTGGCGTGACGCCGGAGGCGCTGCGCAACTTCGCCGACGCGATCGGCGTCGCGCGCAAGCCGGCGCGCACCGAGCTGGCCACCTTCGAGCACTACGTGCGCGACGACCTGAACATGCGCGTGCCGCGCGTGATGGGTGTGCTCGACCCGCTCAAGGTCGTGCTCACGAACTATCCCGAGGGGCAGGTCGAGGAGCTGGAGGCGCCGTCGTATCCGCACGACGTGCCGCTCGAGGGCTCGCGCCTGGTGCCGTTCTCGCGCGAGCTGTGGATCGAGCGCGACGACTTCATGGAGGATCCACCGAAGAAGTTCTTCCGGCTCGCCCCCGGCCGCGAGGTGCGCCTGCGCTACGCGTACTTCATCACGTGCCAGGAGGTCGTGAAGGACGAGTCGGGCCGCGTGATCGAGCTGCGCTGCACGTATGATCCCGCGACGCGCGGCGGCGACGCGCCGGATGGCCGCAAGGTGCAGGGCACGATCCACTGGGTCTCGGCGGCGCGTGCGCTCGACGCCGAAGTGCGGCTGTACGACCGCCTCTTCTCGCAGCCCGATCCGGACGACGTGCCGGAGGGGCAGGACTTCACGGCGG
This region of Roseisolibacter agri genomic DNA includes:
- the miaB gene encoding tRNA (N6-isopentenyl adenosine(37)-C2)-methylthiotransferase MiaB translates to MSRPTVYIETYGCQMNVSDSELMYGSLAAHGYEAVDGPEGADVILVNTCAIRDHAEQRVIGRLGELRRHMKKGTVMGVAGCMAQRLGPTLLEKARHVSLVVGPDAYRALPQLLEGARQGERVTATSFDLEEHYEDFAPRRFDRVKAWIPVQRGCDYRCTYCIVPYTRGAERSRRLDDVVREVEQVVRDGMSEVVLLGQTVNSYSDGTHDFAALLRAVGSVDGIRRIRFTSPHPNDFSDAVIAAMAEVPQVCEHVHLPMQSGSDRVLKRMLRRYTREGYRDCVARLRAAIPTLNLTTDIIVGFPGETDEDFEETVSLVQELGYEDAYTFKFSPRDGTPATRMDPATFVPDDVASARLERLIAVVRAGARERNLRLLGTRHEVLVEKAARRGEMLQARTRDFKTVMLPPDGLAIGDYRIVELTGTTGSTFTGVVVPDAAPRRLALPMAATAAAPAC
- a CDS encoding glutamine--tRNA ligase/YqeY domain fusion protein, translating into MPRRGASRCRWPRPPRRRPADGCRRARRPPFLSSARSLVSHDAPHRSNFIREMVAEDVATGRFGRPVTTRFPPEPNGFPHIGHVKSICLNFGLAREFGGRVHLRFDDTNPLTEDMKYVEAMKADVRWLGFEWDAELYASDYFERLYEFAELLVTKGKAYVDSQNEEQIREGRGTVTTPGTDSPFRNRSVEENLDLLRRMKAGEFPDGSHVLRAKIDMAHPNMIMRDPLLLRIRHAEHYRRGTEWCLYPLYDFAHGLSDAIEGITRSLCTLEFKDSRDIYDWLVREVGFEQNPPTQIEFARLELDYTVLSKRKLLRLVNEGHVSGWDDPRMPTIAGIRRRGVTPEALRNFADAIGVARKPARTELATFEHYVRDDLNMRVPRVMGVLDPLKVVLTNYPEGQVEELEAPSYPHDVPLEGSRLVPFSRELWIERDDFMEDPPKKFFRLAPGREVRLRYAYFITCQEVVKDESGRVIELRCTYDPATRGGDAPDGRKVQGTIHWVSAARALDAEVRLYDRLFSQPDPDDVPEGQDFTAALNPQSLVVVKGAKVEPSVASDPPGTRYQFERTGYFVSDTVDSKPGAPVFNRTVTLRDTWAKVKDR